A genomic region of Runella rosea contains the following coding sequences:
- a CDS encoding trypsin-like peptidase domain-containing protein, with protein MNATVKQFVIRHLVGAKANQVEEFDFNSHNELTLGRSNESDIQFDPEIDTVVSREHGKIVKEGPLAFVLIDNNSRNGIFVNKTRVKGQTPIEPGDEIQLGNNGPAFIFDIDPRPAELMPATRLVEVVKPTNEFVPLEVSESTPIKTGIGKQTFERVISTERSKSRRTLWAAMAAACVIFGSLGFVFWNSTREEQAELDAKYNQALQKQQEEARIQMVALQEKVEQGKPISTAAIASANTDKVVKIFISWELYEVQENEELYHEYRPDAQGTFRPLFVQTQNGIEPYLVTKKKSLVGLPVGSTGTGSGFVVSSDGQILTNRHVGAAWKTRYSGFAWNNFPGFLVQGLDKTGQPVLAKEPTVGAEQIFGWVPSEATMVDGRPAQVEGRNKYLKVVFANTSQPYEARLITPSQSHDVALIKVDVNNLAPVTLKDNYGSVKAGEEIIVMGYPGGAPQQRVVRKSNDPFKPNAEVFEVASPVTSPGHVQQVVASSTEFSTKQSGFGDSYQLDLNATGGGNSGGPMFDEKGNVIGIYYAGGGDARQGIISFAIPIKYGMELLKTPKSE; from the coding sequence ATGAACGCTACCGTCAAACAATTCGTCATTCGTCACCTTGTGGGAGCCAAAGCAAATCAGGTGGAAGAATTTGATTTTAACAGTCATAACGAACTTACGCTGGGCCGCTCAAACGAGAGCGATATTCAGTTCGACCCTGAAATTGATACGGTTGTGAGCCGCGAGCATGGCAAAATCGTCAAAGAAGGCCCACTGGCTTTTGTATTGATTGACAACAACAGCCGCAACGGAATTTTTGTCAACAAAACACGCGTAAAAGGACAGACTCCCATCGAACCAGGTGACGAAATCCAACTCGGCAACAATGGCCCCGCTTTTATTTTTGACATTGACCCGCGTCCCGCCGAATTAATGCCCGCCACTCGATTGGTAGAAGTTGTTAAACCAACCAATGAATTTGTTCCGTTGGAAGTTTCTGAGTCAACGCCTATCAAAACGGGCATTGGCAAGCAGACATTTGAGCGAGTAATTAGTACCGAACGCAGCAAATCTCGTCGTACGCTTTGGGCTGCTATGGCCGCCGCTTGTGTGATTTTTGGCTCTTTAGGATTTGTTTTCTGGAATTCGACCCGAGAAGAACAGGCGGAACTGGATGCTAAATACAATCAGGCGCTCCAAAAACAACAAGAAGAAGCACGCATCCAAATGGTGGCATTGCAGGAAAAAGTAGAGCAGGGCAAGCCAATTTCTACCGCGGCCATCGCTTCCGCCAACACCGATAAAGTAGTGAAGATTTTTATTTCGTGGGAATTGTACGAAGTGCAGGAAAACGAAGAATTGTATCATGAATACCGCCCTGATGCGCAAGGTACATTCCGTCCGCTGTTTGTGCAGACCCAAAATGGCATCGAGCCTTATTTGGTTACCAAGAAAAAATCGTTGGTAGGCTTACCCGTGGGCTCTACTGGAACGGGCAGCGGATTTGTAGTAAGTTCCGATGGTCAGATTTTGACCAACCGCCACGTGGGCGCCGCTTGGAAAACGCGCTATTCGGGCTTTGCTTGGAACAACTTCCCAGGCTTTTTGGTGCAGGGGCTTGATAAAACGGGTCAACCTGTATTGGCCAAAGAACCAACCGTGGGTGCCGAACAGATTTTTGGCTGGGTGCCTTCGGAAGCTACCATGGTGGATGGTCGCCCGGCGCAAGTGGAAGGCCGCAACAAATACTTAAAAGTAGTCTTTGCCAACACCTCACAGCCGTATGAAGCTCGTTTGATTACGCCTTCACAAAGTCATGATGTGGCGCTTATTAAGGTGGATGTCAACAATCTGGCTCCCGTGACGCTCAAAGACAATTACGGTTCGGTAAAAGCGGGCGAAGAAATTATCGTGATGGGCTATCCGGGCGGTGCTCCGCAGCAGCGCGTGGTTCGTAAATCAAATGACCCTTTCAAGCCCAATGCCGAGGTGTTTGAAGTGGCTTCGCCCGTTACTTCGCCGGGTCATGTGCAGCAAGTAGTGGCAAGCTCCACCGAATTTTCAACCAAACAATCAGGTTTCGGTGATAGCTACCAACTAGACCTAAACGCCACGGGCGGCGGCAACAGCGGCGGGCCGATGTTTGACGAAAAAGGAAATGTCATCGGGATTTATTATGCGGGTGGCGGCGACGCTCGGCAGGGAATTATCTCTTTCGCCATCCCCATCAAGTACGGAATGGAATTGTTAAAAACGCCTAAAAGCGA